The Christiangramia flava JLT2011 region ATATTATTAATTCTGATGTTTTCGAATGGAGTGGTAGTGGAGCCCTTCCGGGAAGCAGTTCTTTTAGCCTGACGGAACCAGCTTCGATCTATGGTTTTGACGTGACTGATGATGCGATCTTTGTTTCTTCACCAACCGCCGACTTTACCGGTGACGGAACGGTTTACAAATACGACCTTTCAGGGCAGTTACTGGATACCTATTCAGTAGAGATCAATCCTAACGGAGTCTATTTCAACTAATCAAAAAAGCCCCGCAATTTGCGGGGCTTTTTTATAAATACTCTGATTTAATATTAATTCTTCTCCAGCTTCGCGCCTAATTTCTGGCCGCCTGTATCGGGAAGTTCATCGATATACATTCTTTGATATACAGGGCTATTGAAACCTGTTTCTTTGAACTCACTATACCAGAACTCTCGTTCAGGATAGAATCTTCTGTTATTTTTGATCGCATCAATAGCTGCTGCCAGAAGTGGTTCAGAAGGATCTCCCAATTTTCCAAGATTTGAGATTCGCTCTTCGATAGCTACATCTGGAATCAACCCGTTATAAGGCACCACGTTGTCTTCAGCATTTACAGATTCGTAAACCAGTGGCTGAATGGCGTATAAATGGTCTGGATTGGCGTTATCCCGTCCAAAATTAGGTGAATCATAAAGAGTTACCGAAGCCTGGGATTTTCCTACGGTAGTGTCTCCCACCTTAACCACATCGATGTAAGGGCTCAAACCGTTCATAACCAATTCACTGGCAGAAGCGGTGCTTCCTGTACCAATCACATAAAGATCTGTCAAATTAAGACTGTTGATCGCCACATCATTGTCAATTTCATCAGTGAAATAGTTGAATAATCTATCAGGATTCTGATCCAGGAAATAAGCCTGGTATTTGTCGTTCCATTGCTGTTTTGCAAATACGTCCCCGGTAAACTGGCCGGTGATCATACTGGCAAGTCTGGTAGCAGAACTAACTCGGCCACCACCGTTGTAGCGAAGATCGAGGATCAACTTCTGGATACCTTCAGCTTTAAACTCGGCAAAAGCATCATTCAGTTCATCGTCAAAATCAGCCACAAAACTGTTATACATCAGGTATCCCACTTTGATGCCATCTACATCTAATACTTCTTTAACTAAAATAGGATTTTCGGTCAGTGTTTGAGCTGCAATAGTTACTTCTTCGCCGGTTTCACTTACCGTGTTATCGTTGATGGTAGCAATGGTGAAAGTTTGAGAAGAACTTCCAAGCAATTCGCGATAGTTATCTACGGTAAGGGTGGTTCCGTTGATCTTGGTGAAAAGATCTCCACGTTCAATATTCTGGCCATCGGCATTACTTCCCGGAACGATGTAGCGCACAACCCCGAAAATATCATTAGAGCCAGAAAAACGGTACAGTCTATAATCTACACCGGTAGTTTCAGAAATCCCGCTGAACATATTTTCCAATTCCACATAATCATCTGTAATGAAAGAGAAACGATCCTGCTCGGCCACCAGACCATCGTAGAACAGGTCTTCAGGACTGTCCCAGGTTTCCAGCCAGTCGTATAATTCATCCTGGGTATCAAAATAATCATCTGCCAGCTCCGGAATCTGAGACTTATAAAGGTAAATTTCATTCATACCTTTCCAAACGAAGTCTTTTACCTCCAGTTCTGTAGTGATCTCTCTTTCAGAGGTAGGCGGATCTACTGGAGTATCGTCATTATCTTCCTTGGAACAGGAAGTCATCAGCAGCCCTCCAAAAACGAAGAGCATCAAATATTTAGTAATTTTCATAAAATAGGTATATGTTAAATAAAGGTTTAGCAATTTTTTCTAAAATTAGACACTTTAAAAGAATTTCAAAATAATTTGTAACAAAACAATTACTCATTCGTATTAGAGGTGAGAAGGTTCACTAACCAACCCATCAACAATGAAAGAACGCGCCTTCCTGAAAATAATTGATCCTGTTAAGGACAAAATGTACCGTTTGGCACTGCGCTTGCTTACATCGAAGGAAGCAGCAGAAGACGCTACACAGGAAGTTATTTTGAAATTATGGAGCCGCAAAGAGAAAATCAAGCATTATGCCAATGTCGAGGCTTTCGCGATGACAGTTACAAAAAATTACTGTCTGGACCAGTTGAAGTCGAAACAGAATAGCCATTTGCGGATCGTTCATCAAAATTATGAAAGCCATCACGTTTCGCTTCAAAAAGAGATCGAGCTGAATGATGAGATGAACTGGCTCTCCATGATCGTAAATGATCTACCCGAACAGCAACGTATGATTTTTCAGCTTCGGGACGTGGAACAGTATGAATATGAGGAAATTGCAGAAATAATGGAAATGAACCAGACGGCAATCCGGGTGGCACTTTCAAGAGCTCGTAAGGCGATCAGGGAAAGTCTGGTAAAAAAGCACAACTATGGAATGGGATAAATTAGAGAAATTGCTGGCCAGGTACGATGAAGGGGAAACCAGCCTGGCAGAAGAACAGGAACTCCGGGAATATTTCAGTACTAATGAGGTTCCGGAAGAACTTTACGCTTACAAACTAATGTTTGCTTATGTGAGCCGAGAGAAAAAAGAAACTTTTGAAGCCG contains the following coding sequences:
- a CDS encoding S41 family peptidase, yielding MKITKYLMLFVFGGLLMTSCSKEDNDDTPVDPPTSEREITTELEVKDFVWKGMNEIYLYKSQIPELADDYFDTQDELYDWLETWDSPEDLFYDGLVAEQDRFSFITDDYVELENMFSGISETTGVDYRLYRFSGSNDIFGVVRYIVPGSNADGQNIERGDLFTKINGTTLTVDNYRELLGSSSQTFTIATINDNTVSETGEEVTIAAQTLTENPILVKEVLDVDGIKVGYLMYNSFVADFDDELNDAFAEFKAEGIQKLILDLRYNGGGRVSSATRLASMITGQFTGDVFAKQQWNDKYQAYFLDQNPDRLFNYFTDEIDNDVAINSLNLTDLYVIGTGSTASASELVMNGLSPYIDVVKVGDTTVGKSQASVTLYDSPNFGRDNANPDHLYAIQPLVYESVNAEDNVVPYNGLIPDVAIEERISNLGKLGDPSEPLLAAAIDAIKNNRRFYPEREFWYSEFKETGFNSPVYQRMYIDELPDTGGQKLGAKLEKN
- a CDS encoding RNA polymerase sigma factor, whose translation is MKERAFLKIIDPVKDKMYRLALRLLTSKEAAEDATQEVILKLWSRKEKIKHYANVEAFAMTVTKNYCLDQLKSKQNSHLRIVHQNYESHHVSLQKEIELNDEMNWLSMIVNDLPEQQRMIFQLRDVEQYEYEEIAEIMEMNQTAIRVALSRARKAIRESLVKKHNYGMG